A window from uncultured Desulfobacter sp. encodes these proteins:
- a CDS encoding PAS domain S-box protein: MIRIKGNSDVKKVLCNILLLTAFLVSSQGLAAKEKKTKANSGPIKISAAVYAGDVSALMYIAKENRLFEKYGLEVNLKPFKAGRFAADALLKGDSDVATVGEFVMVTNGFTRNDIRLLACISKFQLNYLIARKDSGINLVQDLAGKKIGILKYGCRFFGYSQEELVGQDVMTIVPNVERSSGRDLAHLVRDIVVNPSLYTNVSSENIKKSGETVWVTWTNKAVFDESGKINEILAIGNDITRLKQTEAELEALNENLEGMVAERTALAQKRLTQLQALTQELIKAEESERRRLSDLLHEDIQQLLVSTRIHMETACHRGPANHGMEDALKILTKSIKKLKNLSRELSPPVLNHASLSSALEWLVNETEEQYGLSVVLSINTQLKAGEKQINTFLFRTVQELLFNIIKHAGVNEACIDLDPSHGGFTITVTDKGRGFDCEDWANVSAGNGFGLLRINERAQSLGVTVSIESNQGKGSKIKLTVPDEIFSEQPRQHVANSRTI, translated from the coding sequence ATGATCAGAATAAAAGGGAATTCTGACGTGAAAAAAGTGTTATGCAATATTCTGCTGCTGACGGCCTTTCTTGTCTCAAGTCAAGGCCTGGCAGCGAAGGAAAAAAAGACCAAGGCAAACAGTGGGCCCATCAAAATATCAGCTGCCGTCTATGCCGGAGATGTCAGTGCGTTGATGTATATCGCAAAAGAGAATCGATTGTTTGAAAAATATGGACTGGAGGTGAACCTTAAACCGTTTAAAGCCGGACGATTCGCAGCCGATGCACTGCTCAAAGGAGATTCAGATGTGGCAACAGTGGGCGAATTTGTCATGGTGACAAACGGATTTACCCGCAATGACATCCGATTGCTCGCCTGCATTTCAAAATTTCAACTCAACTATTTGATCGCCAGAAAAGATAGCGGAATCAACCTGGTACAAGACCTTGCAGGTAAAAAAATCGGCATACTAAAATATGGGTGCCGATTTTTCGGATATTCCCAGGAAGAACTGGTCGGACAAGATGTGATGACCATCGTTCCCAATGTAGAGAGAAGTTCGGGCAGGGACTTGGCACACCTGGTCAGAGACATCGTTGTTAATCCAAGCCTTTACACCAATGTGTCGAGTGAAAATATTAAAAAGAGCGGTGAAACGGTCTGGGTCACCTGGACAAATAAAGCTGTTTTTGACGAATCTGGTAAAATCAACGAAATTCTGGCCATTGGCAACGACATCACGCGGCTGAAACAAACCGAAGCAGAGCTCGAAGCGCTCAATGAAAACCTGGAAGGAATGGTAGCGGAACGTACCGCCTTGGCCCAAAAGCGTTTAACCCAGCTCCAGGCCCTGACCCAGGAGCTGATCAAAGCAGAGGAAAGTGAACGGCGGCGTTTGTCAGACCTGCTCCACGAAGATATCCAGCAGCTTTTGGTGAGCACACGGATTCACATGGAGACGGCCTGTCACCGGGGACCTGCGAATCATGGAATGGAAGACGCCCTGAAAATCTTAACAAAATCCATCAAAAAGCTGAAAAATTTATCCCGAGAATTAAGCCCGCCGGTGTTGAATCACGCAAGCCTTTCTTCTGCACTGGAATGGCTTGTCAATGAGACCGAAGAACAATATGGGCTATCAGTTGTTTTGAGCATCAATACACAATTGAAGGCCGGAGAAAAACAGATAAATACCTTTCTTTTTCGTACGGTTCAGGAATTACTGTTCAATATCATCAAACATGCCGGTGTAAATGAGGCCTGCATTGATCTTGACCCGTCGCACGGCGGTTTTACCATTACCGTCACGGACAAAGGCAGGGGATTCGATTGTGAGGATTGGGCAAATGTTTCGGCCGGCAATGGTTTTGGCCTGTTGCGCATAAACGAAAGAGCCCAATCCTTGGGTGTGACAGTATCCATCGAATCCAATCAGGGAAAAGGCAGCAAAATAAAATTGACCGTACCGGACGAAATATTTTCCGAACAGCCAAGACAGCATGTTGCAAACAGCCGGACGATTTGA
- a CDS encoding transporter substrate-binding domain-containing protein: MAGKITCYVFWIIIFAGPIYCAESNLTPTLTAEERSWLNEHHTVRIRVGSTPPFMISDDKIQGLAIDYIERIFNDNGISFNFIRPSEVTWPQALQYISDHEIVDMVPTAKIIEARKEKMLFTDEYIFAPLVIFTRSDANFVGSMEDLRGKTVSVEEGFALHETLKREYPWINLKVVSAKRKNYSEIPIKNVSTGLAEAYIGDLLTTTYIIQLRGYTNVKVAAPTPFDNHNQAMAIRNDWPELVSIINKSLRTMTPEEHARIRNRWLNIRYEYGISTYDVMKWMLWFVGISSLFIGFFFIWNNRLKKEVAYRRTVEKDLKRSQRIACIGNWRLNIKTNEVIWSEALYRMHDRDKNLAPPPYTEHHKLFLPDSWKILSNAVENAIATGEPYEIELETVKKDGTTGWMWEKGEAERDAKGNIISIWGTAQDITEHKRSEKKLENTLNYVQTIVENVPIGISTIEKNGLMVTANQSLARIVGGTVEKIVGLNMHEIDSWKRSGLLAAAQEALKDDIEVTRDLHYTSSFNKKCWVSATFIPFMYENEKQLMLLLADTSRQKIAEEKQQKLKSQLIQAQKMESIGRLAGGVAHDFNNMLSIILGNVEIVMEELHSDNPFFENLEEIYKAAERSSNLTRQLLAFARKQIIDPRVLNLNDVISDMLKMLKRLIGEDIALTWQPSETLKPVKMDPSQVDQILANLCVNARDAIKSVGKVTIETDNVFFDQTYCREHPEFKPGEYVMLAVSDDGIGMDKNTVSNIFEPFFTTKEIGEGSGLGLATIFGIVKQNNGFINVYSEPGDGTSFKIYFPQYHQSDSTAHDHPKEELDPTGTERILIVEDEISILKMTQVILQRLGYRVIIASSPVDAIKRIESSEFNDIDLLITDVVMPEMNGRELATKIKDRYPDLKCLFMSGYTANVIAHHGVLESGVHFINKPFSKHNLAKKVREVLDITNYNIDYP; the protein is encoded by the coding sequence ATGGCGGGCAAAATTACCTGTTATGTCTTTTGGATTATTATTTTCGCCGGTCCGATTTACTGCGCTGAAAGCAATTTAACCCCGACACTTACTGCCGAAGAACGATCTTGGCTAAACGAACATCATACGGTGAGAATCCGGGTGGGCAGCACCCCGCCATTCATGATTTCAGATGATAAAATCCAAGGGCTTGCCATCGATTATATCGAGCGAATATTCAATGACAACGGTATCAGTTTTAATTTCATAAGGCCATCTGAAGTGACTTGGCCCCAGGCCCTGCAGTATATCTCAGACCACGAAATTGTTGATATGGTACCCACCGCCAAAATTATCGAAGCGCGTAAAGAAAAAATGCTTTTTACAGATGAGTATATTTTTGCGCCCTTGGTTATATTTACAAGATCAGATGCGAATTTTGTGGGCTCCATGGAGGATTTAAGAGGTAAAACGGTTTCCGTTGAAGAAGGCTTTGCGCTTCATGAAACACTCAAGCGGGAATATCCATGGATTAATCTTAAAGTGGTTTCAGCAAAACGGAAAAATTATTCAGAAATTCCCATCAAAAATGTCTCCACAGGATTAGCGGAGGCATACATTGGGGATCTTTTGACGACAACATATATCATACAATTACGAGGATATACCAACGTTAAAGTCGCGGCCCCGACGCCTTTTGACAATCACAACCAGGCCATGGCCATACGCAATGACTGGCCGGAATTGGTCAGTATTATAAACAAATCCCTTCGAACAATGACGCCGGAAGAACATGCACGTATCCGAAATAGATGGCTCAACATCCGATATGAATATGGTATCAGCACATATGATGTAATGAAATGGATGTTATGGTTCGTCGGGATTTCATCTCTTTTTATTGGATTTTTCTTTATATGGAACAACCGGCTCAAAAAAGAAGTGGCGTATCGAAGAACCGTTGAAAAAGATCTCAAGCGGTCCCAGCGCATCGCATGTATCGGAAATTGGCGCCTTAACATAAAGACCAATGAGGTGATTTGGTCTGAAGCACTTTACAGGATGCATGACAGGGATAAAAACCTTGCGCCTCCGCCCTACACCGAACACCATAAGCTGTTTCTTCCTGACAGCTGGAAAATTCTGTCCAATGCAGTTGAAAACGCCATTGCCACAGGAGAACCGTATGAAATTGAACTTGAAACCGTCAAAAAAGACGGGACAACCGGGTGGATGTGGGAAAAAGGAGAGGCTGAAAGGGATGCGAAAGGGAACATCATCAGTATTTGGGGGACCGCCCAGGACATCACTGAACATAAGCGAAGTGAAAAAAAACTCGAAAACACCCTTAATTATGTCCAAACAATCGTTGAAAACGTACCGATAGGGATTTCTACCATTGAAAAAAATGGGCTGATGGTCACGGCAAACCAGTCGTTGGCCCGAATCGTGGGCGGCACTGTGGAAAAAATAGTGGGATTGAACATGCATGAAATTGATTCCTGGAAAAGATCCGGATTACTTGCAGCTGCCCAAGAGGCCCTCAAGGATGACATCGAAGTGACGCGAGACCTTCATTATACGTCAAGTTTCAATAAAAAATGCTGGGTGAGCGCCACATTCATTCCATTTATGTATGAGAATGAAAAGCAACTGATGCTTCTACTGGCTGATACATCAAGGCAGAAAATAGCGGAAGAAAAACAGCAAAAACTGAAATCCCAACTGATTCAGGCCCAAAAAATGGAATCCATAGGCAGACTTGCTGGCGGCGTCGCCCACGATTTCAACAATATGTTAAGCATTATCCTTGGGAACGTAGAAATTGTCATGGAGGAGCTGCACTCGGACAATCCTTTTTTTGAGAATCTGGAAGAAATATATAAGGCGGCAGAACGGTCCTCCAACCTTACCAGACAGTTGCTGGCCTTTGCGCGCAAGCAGATTATTGATCCCAGGGTTTTAAATCTTAATGATGTCATAAGTGATATGCTCAAAATGTTAAAGCGATTGATTGGAGAGGATATTGCGCTGACCTGGCAACCTTCGGAAACGCTGAAGCCGGTCAAGATGGACCCTTCTCAGGTTGACCAAATTTTGGCAAATCTCTGTGTGAATGCCCGGGATGCAATCAAAAGTGTTGGCAAAGTCACCATAGAAACTGACAATGTATTTTTTGATCAAACCTATTGCAGAGAACATCCTGAGTTTAAGCCGGGCGAATACGTCATGCTTGCTGTGAGCGATGACGGCATTGGCATGGATAAAAACACAGTGAGCAATATTTTTGAACCCTTTTTTACCACAAAAGAGATCGGAGAGGGCAGCGGGCTTGGATTAGCGACTATTTTCGGCATCGTCAAGCAAAATAACGGTTTTATAAATGTTTACAGTGAACCGGGCGACGGAACGAGCTTCAAAATTTATTTTCCCCAATATCATCAAAGCGACTCAACTGCCCATGATCATCCCAAAGAAGAATTGGACCCCACCGGAACAGAGCGCATATTAATCGTTGAGGATGAGATTTCAATCCTGAAAATGACCCAGGTCATACTTCAAAGATTGGGTTACCGGGTCATCATCGCATCTTCACCGGTTGATGCCATAAAGCGGATTGAATCGTCTGAGTTTAATGACATCGATTTACTCATTACGGACGTTGTCATGCCTGAAATGAATGGCAGGGAACTTGCGACTAAGATAAAAGACCGCTATCCGGATCTAAAATGTCTTTTTATGTCAGGATATACGGCCAATGTGATTGCCCATCATGGGGTTCTGGAATCAGGCGTCCATTTTATCAATAAGCCATTTTCAAAACATAACTTAGCAAAAAAAGTGCGTGAGGTGTTAGATATAACTAACTATAATATTGACTATCCTTAA
- a CDS encoding ATP-binding protein, whose amino-acid sequence MDGDPREDLIGKSIFDVRPGIKEFGLIDVFQRVRKTKIPESVPARIYKDDRLEKWYENYVYRLPTGDIVAVFDDVTQKIGAEATLKASEEWHRFILETAMDGFLQLDDSGKIIEVNQTYCRMSGYTVEELLKMNVSQLEAKTSGQQFTDHMKVLVLKGQDRFESQHRRKDGSVFDVEISIQYKKREAGRCLCFLRDITAQKQLAEQLRQAQKMESIGNLAGGIAHDFNNILFPIIGMAEILKEDLPPGSVEQENAEEILQAGKRASELVKQILAFSRQQAHEMHPVKVQQIINDVLKLSRSSIPANIEIDQFLQPDCGMVLADATQLHQIGMNLVTNAYHAVQDKGGTITVDVREIEIGQELNGLEMSPGKYVTVTVADTGTGILKEHMDKIFEPYFTTKEPGKGTGLGLSVVYGIVKEHQGDIKVTSKPGQGTSFKIYLPVIVADTSIDVTKHSSLLPTGTEHILLVDDEPQVAKLEKHMLERLGYKVTQFTSSPDALDAFRKNPDMYDLVISDMSMPQMTGDQFAGEILRLKSDIPIIICTGFSDRFSKEDLLAMGIKSVLMKPVVKAAIAKEVRNVLDT is encoded by the coding sequence ATGGATGGAGACCCGCGTGAAGATCTTATCGGCAAGTCCATTTTTGACGTCCGCCCGGGTATTAAAGAGTTCGGTCTTATAGATGTCTTTCAACGGGTTCGGAAAACAAAAATTCCCGAAAGCGTCCCTGCCAGGATTTACAAAGATGACCGACTGGAAAAATGGTATGAAAATTATGTATACCGCCTCCCAACCGGGGATATTGTCGCCGTATTTGATGATGTTACACAGAAAATAGGGGCCGAAGCGACGCTAAAAGCAAGTGAAGAATGGCACCGCTTCATACTTGAAACTGCCATGGACGGTTTCTTGCAATTGGACGATTCGGGAAAGATCATAGAGGTGAATCAAACCTATTGCCGAATGAGCGGTTATACGGTTGAAGAGTTGCTCAAGATGAATGTGTCCCAGCTTGAAGCCAAAACGTCGGGACAGCAATTCACCGATCACATGAAGGTCCTTGTGTTAAAAGGGCAGGATAGATTTGAAAGTCAGCATCGGCGTAAAGACGGATCGGTCTTTGACGTTGAGATCAGTATTCAATACAAAAAAAGAGAGGCGGGGCGATGTCTTTGTTTCCTGCGGGATATTACAGCGCAAAAGCAGCTTGCCGAACAATTACGACAGGCACAGAAAATGGAATCAATCGGCAATTTAGCCGGGGGAATCGCTCACGATTTTAATAATATTTTATTCCCCATTATTGGAATGGCCGAAATACTCAAAGAAGATTTACCACCCGGCAGTGTTGAACAGGAAAATGCAGAAGAGATATTACAGGCCGGAAAGAGGGCGTCTGAACTTGTAAAACAGATTCTTGCATTCAGTCGTCAGCAGGCGCACGAAATGCATCCGGTCAAGGTACAGCAAATCATCAATGATGTCCTTAAACTCAGCAGATCTTCGATCCCTGCCAATATCGAAATCGACCAGTTTTTGCAGCCTGACTGCGGCATGGTCCTGGCTGATGCAACCCAGCTTCACCAGATCGGAATGAACCTTGTTACCAATGCATATCATGCGGTGCAGGATAAAGGCGGAACAATTACCGTTGACGTTCGTGAAATAGAAATTGGGCAAGAATTAAACGGTCTGGAGATGAGCCCGGGCAAATATGTGACTGTGACCGTTGCCGACACGGGTACCGGTATTTTGAAAGAACATATGGATAAAATTTTTGAGCCCTATTTTACAACAAAAGAACCGGGGAAGGGGACCGGTCTCGGATTGTCTGTGGTATATGGTATTGTCAAAGAACATCAGGGTGACATTAAGGTGACGAGTAAGCCGGGCCAAGGTACTTCATTCAAGATTTATCTGCCTGTAATCGTTGCCGACACATCAATTGATGTCACGAAGCATTCTTCTTTGTTGCCCACAGGCACGGAACATATCCTCCTTGTTGACGACGAACCCCAGGTTGCAAAGCTTGAAAAGCATATGCTTGAAAGACTGGGGTATAAAGTTACCCAATTCACAAGCAGTCCGGATGCTTTGGACGCATTTAGAAAAAATCCGGACATGTATGATCTTGTTATTTCAGATATGAGTATGCCCCAAATGACCGGGGATCAGTTTGCCGGGGAAATTCTCCGCCTGAAGTCAGATATTCCCATCATCATCTGCACGGGATTTTCCGACCGGTTTTCAAAAGAGGATTTGCTTGCAATGGGTATCAAAAGCGTTTTAATGAAACCGGTTGTCAAAGCGGCAATTGCCAAAGAAGTGCGTAATGTCTTGGACACATAA
- a CDS encoding DUF3365 domain-containing protein: MTLVNPAYMTRQVHELSQSQYGVKGHITSLNLIRPENKPDSWEKKALEAFDAGKKEVSSVDVIEGEDYFRLMRPMIVEKGCLKCHGYQDYQVGDIRGGVSVSVPFAPYYAIASDRISKTIFVHFTILILGLLGLGGAFFVINKSSRERLLAESRFERAIEMAIGYTFFQGRIYIKMSKPGVCVSLEPMLIFQKENKSKKYCRKTNHAIVNYLIILKVVWPFTPFLITEKILFLRILTKLERRWMETRVKILSASPFLTSARVLKSSVL; this comes from the coding sequence TTGACACTGGTCAATCCGGCCTACATGACACGTCAGGTTCATGAACTTTCCCAAAGCCAGTATGGTGTAAAGGGCCATATAACGAGCTTGAATTTGATTCGCCCGGAAAATAAACCCGACAGTTGGGAGAAAAAAGCGTTGGAGGCGTTTGATGCCGGGAAAAAAGAAGTCTCCAGTGTGGACGTAATTGAAGGGGAAGATTATTTCAGGTTAATGCGTCCCATGATCGTGGAAAAAGGCTGCTTAAAGTGCCATGGATACCAGGATTATCAGGTGGGCGATATTCGCGGAGGCGTCAGCGTATCCGTGCCGTTCGCTCCGTATTATGCGATTGCATCAGATAGGATTTCAAAAACGATTTTTGTTCATTTCACGATTCTAATCCTAGGTCTCTTGGGACTTGGCGGGGCCTTTTTTGTTATCAACAAAAGCAGTCGCGAACGGCTCCTTGCCGAATCACGATTTGAAAGGGCAATAGAGATGGCCATTGGGTATACATTCTTTCAAGGGCGAATTTATATAAAGATGAGCAAACCGGGTGTGTGCGTGTCGTTGGAACCCATGTTGATATTTCAGAAAGAAAACAAATCGAAGAAGTATTGCAGGAAAACGAATCACGCTATCGTGAATTATTTAATAATATTAAAAGTGGTGTGGCCATTTACACCGTTCTTGATAACGGAAAAGATTTTATTCTTAAGGATTTTAACAAAGCTGGAGAGAAGATGGATGGAGACCCGCGTGAAGATCTTATCGGCAAGTCCATTTTTGACGTCCGCCCGGGTATTAAAGAGTTCGGTCTTATAG